In Dama dama isolate Ldn47 chromosome 9, ASM3311817v1, whole genome shotgun sequence, the following proteins share a genomic window:
- the APC2 gene encoding adenomatous polyposis coli protein 2 isoform X1: MTSSVAPYEQLVRQVEALKAENSHLRQELRDNSSHLSKLETETSGMKAVLQHLQGKLEQEARVLVSSGQTEVLEQLKALQMDITSLYNLKFQPPALAPEPTARTPEGSPVHSSGPSKESFGELSRATIRLLEELDRERCFLLNEIEKEEKEKLWYYSQLQGLSKRLDELPHVETFSMQMDLIRQQLEFEAQHIRSLMEERFGTSDEMVQRAQIRASRLEQIDKELLSAQDRVQQTEPQALLAVKSMPMDEDAENEVPTHPEDGAPQPGNSKVEVVFWLLSMLATRDQEDTARTLLAMSSSPESCVAMRRSGCLPLLLQILHGTEAGAGGRNGTPGAPGAKDARMRANAALHNIVFSQPDQGLARKEMRVLHVLEQIRAYCETCWDWLQARDGGPEGGGAGAAPVPIEPQICQATCAVMKLSFDEEYRRAMNELGGLQAVAELLQVDHEMHKMTRDPLNLALRRYAGMTLTNLTFGDVANKAALCARRGCMEAIVAQLASESEELHQVVSSILRNLSWRADINSKKVLREVGSMTALMQCVLRATKESTLKSVLSALWNLSAHSTENKAAICQVDGALGFLVSTLTYKCQSNSLAIIESGGGILRNVSSLIATREDYRQVLRDHNCLQTLLQHLTSHSLTIVSNACGTLWNLSARSPRDQELLWDLGAVGMLRNLVHSKHKMIAMGSAAALRNLLAHRPAKYQPAATAISPGSCAPSLYVRKQRALEAELDTRHLAQALDHLEKQGLPEAEAISKKPLPPLRHLDGLAQDYASDSGCFDDDDAPSLAAAATAAEPASPAVLSLFLGSPFLQGQALARAPPTRRGGLEVEKEACGEAAVAARAKAKLALAVARIDRLVEDISALHTSSDDSFSLSSGDPGQEAPREGRAQSCSPCRGPEGVRREAGGSRAHPLLRLKAAHASLSNDSLNSGSTSDGHCPREHSRPCSLAALAEHREGPPRGQARPSRLDLNLPGGQAEPEARDAKATDAHVRTIKLSPTYQHVPLLEGATRVGAGSLAPGARKQAWLSTEGLSSVPEKLAVEKAPLCLSRCSSLSSLSSAGRPGPSEAGDLDESDSSLEGLEEAGPGEAELDGAWRGPGATSLPMAIPAPQRGRGLGVEDATPSSSSENCIQETPLVLSRCSSVSSLGSFESPSIASSIPSDPCSGLGSGTVSPSELPDSPGQTMPPSRSKTPPLAPAPPGEREATQFSLQWESYVKRFLDIADCRERCRLPSELDAGSVRFTVEKPDENFSCASSLSALALHELYVQKDVELRLLPPACPERSSGGGGGPGHRRRDEASGCLEGPVSTDQELELLRECLGGSVPARLRKVASALVPGRRALPVPVYMLVPAPAHEDDSCTDSAEGTPVNFSSAASLSDETLQGPPKDGGRLDGQKPAGCAAPTRQPAGQRHRVGSMGRSTEQPRGAGRSRAGLELPLRRPPSTCRDGLRDSSRPGREHGDGALQSLCLTTPTEEAVYCFCGNDSDEETATAVTAAPPRRASAIPRAVKRECPAGARKEVQAVPKAAPKAAPPARAQPSLIADETPPCYSLSSSASSLSEPEPSECMVSRPRVHKPGLTKDLGPGGRKDGTPSPRAEAELLRRCIGSALPRRQPQVSGPRRRPPGEAQPNERAAEGPRERSEEAASSDHASDLDSIEWRAIQEGANSVATWLHQAAAAAAHEASSESDSVLSFATGQSVGSTLQPTLHRKGRQPRAEGQPSGALRPEKPEGALTQRSSRPEKLRGTQKAPNGVPAVLRGHTVIYMPSPATRAQSRGAPGSRIAARRMGAPSPVQPAAPTKAPSTGQQRSRSLHRPGKISELATLSPPQRSATPPARLAKTPSSSSSQTSPASQPLPRRSPPAAQPVGALPGPKASPVPKTPARALLAKQHKTQKSPVRIPFMQRPARRGPPPLARAAPEPGPRGRVGAERGPAARGGRLGLVRVASARSSGSESSERSGFRRQLTFIKESPGLLRRRRSELSAPEATNPTTQAASPCRGRPALPAVFLCSSRCDELRAGSQQAPAAQRAPAARPRPSERQPRRTSSESPSRLPVRTPATGPETVKRYASLPHISVVRRPDATSPEPAADATRRSSAGEAGPLPRVAAPGTTWRRIRDEDVPHILRSTLPARALPLLGSPPENGPAGPPQRKTSDAVVQTEDFAAAKTNSSTSPSMESRAPPQATAGGPTFLLGSDVDGPPAKAPAPTPFVPASRHGSPSRSARVPPFNYVPSPMVAATADSAVEKAPTPVPTSLLE; encoded by the exons GGAACAGCTGAAAG CCCTGCAGATGGACATCACCAGCCTGTATAACCTCAAGTTCCAGCCCCCAGCTCTGGCCCCCGAACCCACTGCCCGGACCCCCGAGGGAAGCCCAGTGCATAGCTCTGGGCCCTCCAAAGAGAGCTTTGGGGAGCTGAGCCGGGCCACCATTCGGCTCCTGGAGGAACTGGACCGGGAACG gtgtTTCCTGTTGAATGAGATtgagaaggaggaaaaggagaagctCTGGTATTACTCGCAGTTGCAAGGGCTATCTAAGCGCTTGGATGAACTCCCGCACGTGGAGACG TTCTCGATGCAGATGGATCTGATCCGGCAGCAGCTGGAATTCGAGGCTCAGCACATCCGCTCGCTGATGGAGGAGCGCTTCGGCACCTCGGACGAGATGGTGCAGCGGGCGCAG ATCCGTGCTTCCCGCCTGGAGCAGATCGACAAGGAACTGCTGTCCGCGCAGGACCGGGTGCAGCAGACTGAGCCCCAG GCCTTGCTGGCAGTGAAGTCGATGCCCATGGACGAGGACGCCGAAAATGAGGTCCCCACGCACCCTGAGGATGGTGCCCCTCAGCCGGGCAACAGTAAG GTGGAGGTGGTCTTCTGGCTCCTGTCCATGCTGGCAACGCGGGACCAGGAGGACACGGCGCGGACGCTGCTCGCCATGTCCAGCTCACCCGAAAGCTGCGTGGCCATGCGCCGCTCAGGCTgtctgccgctgctgctgcagATCCTGCATGGCACCGAGGCCGGGGCTGGGGGTCGCAACGGGACCCCCGGGGCTCCGGGAGCCAAGGATGCGCGCATGCGCGCCAATGCAGCGCTGCACAATATCGTCTTCTCTCAGCCCGACCAGGGGCTGGCACGCAAGGAGATGCGCGTGTTACACGTGCTGGAGCAGATCCGCGCCTACTGCGAGACCTGCTGGGACTGGCTGCAGGCCCGGGATGGCGGGCCTGAGGGCGGCGGTGCCGGTGCTG CGCCGGTGCCCATCGAGCCGCAGATCTGTCAGGCCACCTGCGCCGTCATGAAGCTGTCCTTCGACGAGGAATATCGCCGTGCCATGAATGAGCTGG GTGGGCTGCAGGCAGTGGCGGAGTTACTGCAGGTTGACCATGAGATGCACAAGATGACCCGGGACCCTCTCAACCTGGCCCTGCGCCGATACGCCGGCATGACCCTCACCAACCTCACCTTCGGGGACGTCGCCAACAAG GCTGCACTGTGTGCCCGCCGGGGCTGCATGGAGGCCATTGTCGCCCAGCTGGCATCAGAGAGTGAGGAGCTGCACCAG gtCGTGTCTAGCATCCTGCGCAACCTGTCCTGGAGGGCTGACATCAACAGCAAGAAGGTGCTGAGGGAGGTGGGCAGCATGACTGCCCTGATGCAGTGCGTCCTGCGAGCCACTAAG GAGTCCACCCTGAAGAGCGTGCTTAGCGCCCTGTGGAACCTCTCGGCGCACAGCACGGAGAACAAGGCAGCCATCTGCCAGGTGGATGGTgccctgggcttcctggtgagCACACTGACCTACAAGTGCCAGAGCAACTCGCTAGCCATCATCGAGAGCGGTGGCGGCATCCTGCGCAATGTGTCCAGCCTCATCGCCACCCGTGAGGACTACAG GCAGGTGCTGCGCGACCACAACTGCCTGCAGACGCTGCTGCAGCACCTGACGTCGCACAGCCTGACCATAGTGAGCAATGCGTGCGGCACGCTCTGGAACCTGTCGGCCCGCAGCCCCCGCGACCAAGAGCTGCTGTGGGACCTGGGCGCCGTGGGTATGCTGCGGAACCTGGTGCACTCGAAGCACAAGATGATCGCCATGGGCAGCGCCGCCGCGCTGCGCAACCTGCTGGCTCACCGGCCTGCCAAGTACCAGCCGGCGGCCACCGCGATCTCCCCGGGCTCCTGCGCGCCCAGCCTGTACGTGCGCAAGCAGCGCGCGCTAGAGGCCGAGCTGGACACACGACACCTGGCGCAGGCGCTTGACCACCTGGAGAAGCAGGGCCTGCCGGAGGCCGAGGCCATCTCCAAGAAGCCCCTCCCGCCCCTGCGCCACCTGGACGGCCTGGCCCAGGACTACGCCTCTGACTCGGGCTGCTTTGACGACGACGATGCGCCCTCCCTGGCCGCTGCCGCCACTGCCGCAGAGCCCGCCAGCCCCGCAGTGCTCTCCCTCTTCCTGGGCAGCCCCTTCCTGCAGGGCCAGGCGCTGGCCCGAGCCCCGCCCACCCGCCGAGGAGGCCTGGAGGTGGAGAAGGAGGCCTGTGGGGAGGCAGCCGTGGCAGCTAGGGCCAAGGCCAAGCTGGCGCTGGCGGTGGCTCGCATCGACAGGCTGGTGGAGGATATCTCGGCCCTGCACACCTCCTCTGACGacagcttcagcctcagctccGGGGACCCTGGGCAGGAGGCCCCGCGAGAAGGCCGTGCCCAATCCTGTTCACCTTGCAGGGGACCTGAGGGGGTGCGGCGGGAAGCGGGCGGCAGCCGGGCTCACCCACTGCTGCGGCTCAAGGCAGCCCACGCCAGCCTTTCCAATGACAGTCTCAATAGCGGTAGCACCAGTGATGGGCACTGTCCTCGTGAGCACTCACGGCCCTGCTCACTGGCTGCTCTGGCTGAGCACCGAGAGGGGCCCCCACGTGGCCAGGCGAGGCCCAGCCGGCTTGACCTCAACCTGCCCGGCGGCCAGGCTGAGCCTGAGGCCCGGGATGCCAAGGCCACAGACGCCCACGTGCGTACCATCAAGTTGTCGCCCACCTACCAGCACGTGCCGCTGCTGGAGGGTGCCACCAGGGTGGGTGCAGGGTCCCTGGCCCCCGGGGCCCGGAAACAGGCCTGGCTGTCCACAGAGGGCCTGAGCAGTGTGCCTGAGAAGCTAGCGGTCGAGAAAGCACCCCTCTGCCTGTCCCGCTGCAGCTCGCTGTCCTCGCTGTCCTCAGCTGGCCGCCCGGGGCCTAGCGAGGCTGGGGACCTAGACGAGAGTGACTCTTCcctggaggggctggaggaggctgGCCCTGGTGAGGCAGAGCTGGATGGGGCCTGGAGGGGCCCGGGGGCCACCTCCCTGCCCATGGCCATCCCGGCACCCCAGAGGGGTCGGGGCCTGGGGGTGGAGGATGCCACACCGTCCAGCTCCTCTGAGAACTGCATACAGGAGACACCGCTGGTACTGAGCCGCTGCAGCTCAGTCAGTTCACTGGGCAGCTTCGAGAGCCCGTCCATTGCCAGCTCCATCCCCAGTGACCCGTGCAGCGGACTGGGCAGCGGCACGGTCAGCCCCAGTGAGCTGCCTGATAGCCCCGGGCAAACCATGCCACCGAGCCGCAGCAAGACACCGCCGCTGGCCCCAGCACCACCAGGCGAGCGGGAGGCCACCCAGTTCAGCCTGCAGTGGGAGAGTTACGTGAAGCGCTTCCTGGACATCGCCGACTGCCGGGAGCGCTGCCGGCTGCCCTCCGAGCTGGACGCAGGCAGCGTGCGTTTCACCGTGGAGAAGCCCGACGAGAACTTCTCGTGTGCCTCCAGCCTCAGCGCACTGGCCCTGCATGAGCTCTATGTGCAGAAGGACGTGGAGCTGCGGCTGCTGCCCCCTGCGTGCCCAGAGCGCAGCAGTGGAGGAGGCGGAGGCCCGGGGCACCGCCGACGGGACGAAGCCAGTggctgtctggaagggccggtgTCCACTGATCAGGAGCTGGAGCTGCTGCGTGAGTGCCTGGGTGGGTCCGTGCCTGCCCGGCTCCGCAAGGTGGCCTCGGCACTGGTGCCTGGTCGCCGCGCGCTGCCTGTGCCGGTCTACATGCTGGTGCCTGCCCCGGCCCATGAGGACGACTCCTGCACTGACTCGGCCGAGGGCACTCCAGTCAACTTCTCCAGCGCCGCCTCCCTCAGTGATGAGACCCTGCAGGGACCCCCCAAGGATGGTGGGCGTTTGGATGGGCAGAAGCCCGCGGGTTGTGCCGCCCCCACCAGGCAGCCTGCTGGGCAGCGGCACAGGGTGGGGAGCATGGGCCGGAGCACAGAGCAGCCCCGGGGGGCTGGCAGGAGCCGGGCAGGGCTGGAGCTGCCCCTCCGCCGGCCCCCAAGCACCTGCAGGGACGGCCTGCGGGACAGCTCCCGCCCAGGCCGGGAGCATGGGGATGGGGCTCTGCAGTCTCTATGCCTCACAACGCCCACTGAGGAGGCTGTGTACTGTTTCTGTGGCAATGACTCAGATGAGGAGACGGCCACAGCGGTCACAGCAGCACCCCCACGGCGGGCATCCGCGATCCCCCGGGCGGTGAAGAGGGAGTGCCCAGCTGGTGCCAGGAAGGAGGTGCAGGCTGTGCCCAAGGCTGCACCCAAGGCGGCACCGCCTGCCCGGGCCCAGCCCAGCCTCATTGCAGATGAGACACCACCATGCTACTCCCTGAGCTCCTCCGCCAGCTCCCTCAGCGAACCTGAGCCCTCCGAGTGCATGGTCAGCCGGCCCCGGGTCCACAAGCCAGGGCTCACCAAGGACCTGGGCCCCGGGGGCAGGAAGGATGGCACCCCCAGCCCGCGGGCCGAGGCAGAGCTGCTCCGGCGCTGCATCGGCTCAGCCTTGCCCAGGCGCCAGCCCCAGGTGTCTGGCCCAAGGCGCCGCCCACCCGGAGAGGCCCAGCCAAATGAGCGTGCAGCAGAAGGGCCCCGGGAGCGCAGTGAGGAGGCGGCCAGCTCAGACCATGCCTCAGACCTGGATAGCATCGAGTGGCGTGCCATCCAGGAGGGCGCCAACTCTGTTGCCACATGGCTGCACCAGGCCGCAGCGGCGGCTGCCCACGAGGCCTCCTCAGAGTCTGATTCCGTTCTGTCCTTTGCAACAGGGCAGTCGGTGGGTTCCACCCTGCAGCCCACCCTGCATAGGAAGGGGCGTCAGCCAAGGGCAGAGGGCCAGCCAAGTGGTGCCCTGCGGCCAGAGAAACCAGAAGGGGCCCTCACCCAGCGCAGCAGCAGGCCGGAGAAGCTGCGTGGCACTCAGAAGGCCCCGAATGGGGTGCCGGCGGTGCTCCGGGGACATACAGTGATCTACATGCCCAGTCCGGCCACCCGGGCACAGTCCAGAGGTGCCCCTGGTTCCCGCATTGCGGCAAGAAGGATGGGAGCCCCCAGCCCCGTGCAGCCGGCGGCCCCCACCAAAGCCCCCAGCACAGGGCAGCAGCGGTCTCGGAGCCTGCACCGGCCTGGCAAGATCTCAGAGCTGGCAACGCTCAGTCCCCCGCAGAGAAGTGCCACACCACCAGCCCGCCTTGCCAAGACCCCGTCGTCAAGTTCCTCTCAGACCTCACCGgcctcccagcctctgcccaggAGGTCACCCCCTGCTGCCCAGCCTGTAGGGGCCCTGCCCGGCCCCAAGGCCTCCCCAGTGCCCAAGACTCCAGCAAGGGCCCTGCTGGCCAAGCAGCACAAGACGCAGAAGTCACCCGTGAGGATCCCCTTCATGCAGAGGCCCGCCAGGCGGGGGCCGCCGCCCTTGGCTAGGGCAGCCCCGGAGCCAGGCCCTAGGGGCCGGGTGGGCGCAGAAAGGGGCCCTGCAGCCCGAGGGGGCCGCCTGGGCCTGGTGCGCGTGGCCTCCGCCCGCTCTAGCGGCAGCGAATCCTCCGAGCGCTCGGGTTTCCGGCGGCAACTGACCTTTATCAAGGAGTCGCCGGGTCTGCTGCGCCGCCGACGCTCGGAACTGTCAGCACCCGAGGCCACCAACCCGACCACCCAGGCTGCCTCGCCCTGCCGCGGCCGGCCGGCACTACCCGCTGTCTTCCTCTGCTCCTCGCGCTGCGATGAGCTGCGGGCAGGCTCCCAGCAGGCCCCGGCCGCCCAGCGGGCCCCtgcggcccggccccgccccagcGAGCGGCAGCCTCGGCGCACCAGCTCCGAGAGCCCGTCCCGCCTGCCCGTCCGCACGCCGGCCACTGGGCCCGAGACGGTCAAGCGCTATGCCTCCCTACCCCACATCAGCGTGGTCCGCAGACCGGATGCCACCAGCCCCGAACCTGCAGCGGACGCCACCCGCCGCAGCAGCGCAGGGGAGGCCGGGCCGCTGCCCAGGGTGGCCGCGCCGGGCACCACGTGGCGCCGCATCCGGGACGAGGACGTCCCGCACATCCTGCGGAGCACGCTGCCCGCCCGCGCACTGCCGCTGCTGGGCTCCCCGCCAGAGAACGGCCCGGCCGGCCCGCCGCAGCGCAAGACCAGCGACGCCGTGGTCCAGACTGAGGACTTCGCGGCCGCGAAGACCAACTCCAGCACGTCCCCAAGCATGGAGAGCAGGGCGCCCCCCCAGGCCACGGCCGGCGGCCCCACCTTCCTTCTTGGCAGCGACGTGGACGGGCCGCCCGCCAAggcgcccgcccccacccccttcGTCCCCGCCAGCCGGCACGGCTCCCCCAGCCGCTCCGCCCGCGTCCCCCCCTTCAACTACGTGCCCAGCCCCATGGTGGCGGCCACCGCTGACTCCGCCGTGGAGAAggcccccacccccgtccccacCAGCCTCCTGGAATAG